One stretch of Streptomyces sp. NBC_01142 DNA includes these proteins:
- a CDS encoding BTAD domain-containing putative transcriptional regulator, producing MTTELTLLSQVSFRDQEITAPRLRGLLALLAGELRTGCSTALLVDGLWPDEQPDNPTKALQILVSRARARLGADVIASTPTGYRLALGEDQVDSSAVLLRASAGAERSRAGDHAAALAHAEAGLALWGVDGAFRQDSIPGDPVSALRAERAPTHRSLIRVRAVALARLGRRAEAVEPLTRLVRELPRDEEVLLELVRCEAATAGPSAALATYDSYRRTLRDELGTDPGPALQAVHEELLRGEAPAVRRGVPYEPNPLLGRDADIAAVAELLRTSRVTSIVGPGGLGKTRLAHVVSREAEQRVVHLVALAGLTSDDDVAGEVASVLGVGESLRMPVSHFAIPADVLTCIAGALGPGPALLVLDNCEQVVRGVAELVQALVSVTRDLRVLTTSRAPLGISSESVYLLPELNLPTTVELFEQRARAARPGVELPPETVAELCRHLDGLPLAAELAAARVRVMSVGEIARRLEDRFALLRGGARDAPQRHRTLHAVVDWSWNLLDPPGQAALRALSFFPSGFTADAAERLLGDDELFAGPAGSDVLGVIEDLVDQSLLKVGDTATGTRFGMLETVREFSTAHRAEAGEDARVAGQFMAWARDFGVAHHDAPFGPDPFASWERIRAEQENLVQALRLGLARGDGATVAATTAVLGTLWTTEANYTRLVPLTEDTGPLLSHFRPGPGFVEVTRTAAAVCTTNLFLGVGPAAVRTLVTLRRLPPASPDTLIGALSTVLCAAPELLGPDHSALNALCDSDEPLLAGVANCMASFVWESEYDLDRALTAARRMIAAFEDQGIPWIQVMAPSRMGELCLQAERGDEALPHMKSALNVLDRLGVWTDTLGIRWGIVLANLQTGDLDEAEHWLEQAVLNQPKEMLEVLTPRLGARAEISLARGETEAGLRLWRRSVDQVRNSAGPVFGAELDLEPWALEVQAAAVVAHARHGRLDLVGEITGVLQHRLSTLLTGGATLPALVIFPVCGALLLALGMVDLDHSVRTGDEHRRRSGTRLVALAERFRYARNFQPTMSSTRARHTAEQADRAAYADAVSEYAALDRDELRAAALTVLQEREQAQVPL from the coding sequence GTGACCACCGAGCTGACGCTGCTATCGCAGGTCTCCTTTCGCGACCAGGAGATCACCGCCCCCCGGCTGCGCGGCCTGCTGGCCCTCCTCGCGGGCGAGCTGCGGACAGGGTGCAGCACCGCTCTCCTGGTGGACGGGCTCTGGCCGGACGAGCAACCGGACAACCCGACCAAGGCGCTGCAGATCCTTGTCTCGCGCGCCCGGGCACGCCTCGGCGCCGACGTGATCGCCAGCACCCCCACCGGCTACCGACTCGCCCTCGGCGAGGACCAGGTAGACAGTTCCGCCGTCCTTCTCCGCGCCTCCGCGGGCGCGGAGCGCTCCCGCGCCGGGGACCACGCGGCGGCGCTTGCGCACGCCGAGGCGGGGCTTGCGTTGTGGGGTGTCGACGGCGCGTTCCGTCAGGACTCCATACCCGGCGACCCGGTGTCCGCGCTGCGTGCCGAGCGGGCACCGACGCATCGGTCGCTCATACGGGTCCGCGCCGTGGCCCTCGCGCGGCTCGGCCGCCGGGCCGAGGCCGTCGAGCCGCTCACCCGCCTGGTGCGGGAGCTGCCGCGGGACGAGGAGGTGCTGCTCGAGCTGGTGCGCTGCGAGGCGGCCACCGCGGGGCCTTCCGCCGCCCTGGCGACGTACGACAGCTATCGCCGAACGCTGCGCGACGAGCTCGGCACCGACCCGGGGCCCGCGCTGCAGGCCGTGCACGAGGAGCTGTTGCGCGGGGAGGCGCCCGCGGTCCGCCGCGGGGTGCCGTACGAGCCCAACCCGCTGCTCGGCCGCGACGCCGACATCGCCGCGGTTGCGGAGCTGCTGCGTACGTCCCGGGTCACCTCCATCGTCGGGCCGGGCGGCCTGGGCAAGACCCGGCTCGCGCACGTGGTGAGCCGCGAGGCGGAGCAGCGGGTGGTGCACCTCGTTGCGCTCGCCGGTCTCACCAGCGACGACGACGTAGCCGGAGAGGTTGCTTCGGTTCTCGGCGTCGGTGAGTCGCTGCGCATGCCGGTGAGCCACTTCGCCATCCCGGCGGATGTCCTCACCTGCATCGCGGGCGCCCTCGGCCCCGGTCCCGCGCTCCTGGTGCTCGACAACTGCGAGCAGGTCGTCCGCGGCGTGGCAGAACTGGTGCAGGCCCTGGTGTCGGTGACCCGCGACCTGCGGGTGCTCACCACCAGCCGGGCCCCTCTCGGCATCTCCTCCGAATCGGTGTATCTGCTGCCGGAGTTGAATCTGCCGACGACCGTCGAGCTGTTCGAGCAGCGGGCGCGGGCCGCCCGACCCGGTGTCGAACTGCCCCCCGAGACGGTGGCCGAGCTCTGCCGCCATCTCGACGGGCTGCCGCTCGCCGCGGAGCTGGCAGCGGCGCGGGTGCGGGTCATGTCGGTCGGCGAGATCGCCCGCAGGCTCGAGGACCGGTTCGCCCTGCTGCGGGGCGGGGCGCGGGACGCACCGCAGCGCCACCGCACTCTGCACGCCGTCGTCGACTGGAGCTGGAACCTCCTGGACCCGCCCGGACAGGCGGCGTTGCGCGCCCTGTCGTTCTTTCCCAGCGGCTTCACGGCGGACGCGGCAGAGCGACTGCTCGGCGACGACGAACTGTTCGCCGGCCCGGCCGGCAGCGACGTCCTGGGGGTCATCGAGGACCTGGTCGACCAGTCGCTGCTCAAGGTCGGTGACACCGCGACCGGCACGCGCTTCGGAATGCTGGAGACCGTACGCGAATTCAGTACGGCCCATCGGGCGGAGGCCGGCGAAGACGCCCGTGTGGCCGGGCAGTTCATGGCGTGGGCACGGGACTTCGGGGTGGCTCACCACGATGCGCCCTTCGGGCCCGACCCGTTTGCCTCGTGGGAGCGGATCAGGGCCGAGCAGGAGAACCTCGTCCAGGCCCTGCGCCTCGGCCTTGCCCGGGGCGACGGCGCCACGGTCGCGGCGACCACCGCGGTGCTCGGGACCCTGTGGACCACCGAGGCCAACTACACCCGCCTCGTCCCGCTCACGGAGGACACCGGACCGCTGCTCTCCCACTTCCGGCCCGGGCCCGGCTTCGTCGAGGTCACCCGGACCGCCGCGGCCGTCTGCACCACGAATCTGTTCCTCGGCGTCGGTCCCGCGGCCGTACGTACCCTCGTCACCCTGCGCCGGCTGCCACCGGCCTCGCCGGACACGCTGATCGGGGCCCTCTCGACCGTGCTGTGCGCCGCACCCGAGCTCCTGGGCCCGGATCACTCGGCGCTGAACGCGCTGTGCGACAGCGACGAGCCCCTGCTCGCCGGCGTCGCCAACTGCATGGCCAGCTTTGTGTGGGAGAGCGAGTACGACCTGGACCGGGCGCTGACGGCGGCCCGCCGCATGATCGCGGCCTTCGAGGACCAGGGCATCCCGTGGATCCAGGTCATGGCCCCCTCACGGATGGGCGAACTCTGCCTCCAGGCGGAGCGGGGGGACGAGGCACTGCCCCACATGAAGTCGGCTCTGAACGTCCTCGACAGGCTCGGGGTGTGGACCGACACGCTCGGCATCCGGTGGGGAATAGTGCTCGCCAACCTGCAGACCGGTGACCTCGACGAGGCGGAGCACTGGCTGGAGCAAGCGGTGCTCAACCAGCCGAAGGAGATGTTGGAGGTCCTCACGCCCCGCCTCGGGGCGCGCGCGGAGATCTCACTCGCGCGTGGCGAGACCGAAGCGGGCCTGCGCCTGTGGCGCCGGTCCGTCGATCAGGTGAGGAACAGCGCGGGCCCGGTCTTCGGCGCCGAACTGGACCTGGAGCCCTGGGCCCTGGAGGTCCAGGCCGCCGCCGTGGTCGCCCACGCACGGCACGGCCGGCTCGACCTCGTCGGGGAGATCACCGGCGTTCTGCAGCACAGGCTTTCCACGCTGCTGACGGGCGGCGCCACCCTGCCGGCCCTGGTGATCTTTCCGGTCTGCGGTGCGCTGCTGCTCGCGCTCGGCATGGTCGACCTCGACCACAGTGTGCGTACGGGCGACGAGCACCGCAGGAGGTCGGGGACGCGGCTTGTCGCCCTGGCGGAACGCTTCCGTTATGCGCGCAACTTCCAGCCCACCATGTCTTCCACCCGGGCCCGGCACACGGCCGAACAGGCCGACAGGGCGGCGTACGCCGACGCGGTGTCGGAGTACGCCGCCCTGGACCGGGACGAACTGCGGGCTGCCGCGCTGACAGTGCTGCAGGAGCGGGAGCAGGCGCAGGTCCCGCTCTGA